A single window of Candidatus Auribacterota bacterium DNA harbors:
- the fba gene encoding class II fructose-1,6-bisphosphate aldolase yields the protein MPLVTSKELFKKALKGGYALGAFNVNNMEIIQGIVEGAAEENAPLILQFSAGARKYARHEYLVKLVQAALETCDLPIVLHLDHGEDFEICKACVDGGFTSVMIDGSRHPFEENVALTRKVVEYAHPRGVTVEAELGKLAGVEDNISVSEKDAIFTNPDQAKEFVTRTGCDSLAVAIGTSHGAYKFKGEPALDFDRLVEVQERLPDFPLVLHGASSVPRDLVDICNKYGGKILGSRGVPEEMISRAAKMNVCKVNIDTDIRLAITGAIRKSLAENPGNFDPRHYLGPARDAIKEVVTRKIKVLGCGGKALD from the coding sequence ATGCCGCTGGTAACTTCGAAAGAGCTGTTCAAGAAAGCGCTCAAGGGCGGCTATGCCCTCGGGGCGTTCAACGTCAACAACATGGAGATCATTCAGGGCATCGTGGAGGGGGCGGCCGAGGAAAATGCCCCGCTTATCCTGCAATTTTCCGCCGGCGCGCGGAAGTATGCCCGCCACGAGTACCTCGTCAAGCTCGTCCAGGCAGCGCTGGAGACCTGCGATCTCCCCATCGTGCTCCACCTCGACCACGGCGAGGATTTCGAAATATGCAAGGCGTGCGTGGACGGGGGGTTCACCTCGGTGATGATCGACGGGTCCAGGCATCCCTTCGAGGAGAACGTCGCGCTCACCAGAAAGGTGGTCGAGTACGCCCATCCCCGGGGCGTCACGGTCGAGGCGGAGCTGGGGAAACTCGCCGGCGTTGAGGATAATATTTCGGTGAGCGAGAAGGATGCGATCTTCACAAATCCCGACCAGGCAAAGGAGTTCGTCACGCGCACCGGCTGCGATTCGCTCGCCGTGGCGATAGGGACGAGCCATGGCGCCTACAAATTCAAGGGTGAGCCCGCGCTTGACTTTGACCGCCTTGTGGAAGTTCAGGAGCGGCTGCCGGACTTCCCGCTCGTCCTCCACGGCGCATCGAGCGTCCCCCGGGATCTCGTTGACATATGCAACAAATACGGGGGTAAGATACTCGGCTCACGGGGCGTCCCCGAGGAGATGATCAGCAGGGCGGCGAAGATGAACGTGTGCAAGGTGAATATCGACACCGACATCCGCCTGGCGATCACCGGGGCGATACGCAAGTCGCTCGCGGAGAACCCGGGGAACTTCGATCCACGCCACTACCTCGGCCCGGCTCGGGACGCAATCAAGGAGGTGGTCACGCGAAAGATCAAG